In the Telopea speciosissima isolate NSW1024214 ecotype Mountain lineage chromosome 2, Tspe_v1, whole genome shotgun sequence genome, one interval contains:
- the LOC122650032 gene encoding L-ascorbate oxidase homolog isoform X2 — MPGTNCPILPGTNFTYHFQVKDQIGSYFYYPSLGMHRAAGAFGGLRVNSRLLIPVPYLDPEDDYTVLIGDWYTKSHTALRKVLDSGRSIGKPNGVLMNGKNKADNDSPLFTMKPDKTYKYRICNVGLKTSLNFRIQGHTLKLIELEGSHTVQNVYESLDVHVGQCYSVLVTANQEPKDYVMVASTRFTKYTLTATGLIRYTNSKGPASPELPKAPLGWAWSLNQFRTFRWNLTASAARPNPQGSYHYGKINITRTIKLVNTVSTVDGKLRYAINGISHVDPTTPPKLAEYYSVADKVFEYNLVKDEPAAVDEQKVTLAPSIINATFRNYIEIILENHERGIQTWHLNGYSFFAVAVEAGKWSPEKRKNYNLLDAVSRNTIQVYPYSWAAIMLTFDNAGLWSLRSTMAERNYLGQQLYISILSPARSLRDEYNLPDNSLLCGIVKDMPKPPPYSA, encoded by the coding sequence ATGCCCGGCACCAACTGCCCCATCCTACCAGGGACCAACTTCACTTACCACTTCCAAGTGAAGGACCAGATCGGTAGCTACTTCTATTACCCATCACTCGGCATGCACAGGGCCGCTGGTGCCTTCGGAGGCCTTCGGGTCAACAGCCGTTTGCTCATCCCCGTCCCTTACCTTGATCCAGAAGATGACTACACCGTATTGATCGGCGATTGGTATACCAAGAGCCACACCGCCCTCAGGAAGGTGCTAGACAGCGGTCGTTCCATCGGCAAGCCCAATGGCGTCCTCATGAATGGCAAGAACAAGGCCGACAATGATTCCCCACTCTTCACCATGAAGCCCGACAAGACCTACAAGTACAGGATCTGTAACGTCGGTTTAAAGACCTCCCTCAACTTCAGGATCCAAGGCCACACCTTGAAGCTGATTGAGCTAGAGGGTTCCCACACTGTACAGAACGTTTACGAGTCCCTGGACGTGCACGTCGGTCAGTGCTATTCGGTGCTTGTGACTGCCAACCAGGAGCCTAAGGACTACGTGATGGTGGCTTCCACTCGCTTCACCAAGTACACCCTCACCGCCACAGGCCTCATCCGCTACACCAACAGCAAGGGCCCCGCCTCTCCCGAGCTCCCCAAGGCACCACTTGGCTGGGCCTGGTCCTTGAATCAGTTCCGCACCTTCCGTTGGAACCTCACCGCCAGTGCCGCCCGCCCCAACCCACAGGGCTCATATCACTACGGAAAAATCAACATCACCCGCACCATCAAGCTTGTCAACACTGTCTCCACAGTCGACGGCAAGCTCCGCTACGCCATCAATGGCATCTCCCACGTCGACCCAACCACCCCACCCAAGCTCGCTGAGTACTACAGCGTCGCCGACAAGGTGTTTGAGTACAATCTGGTCAAGGATGAGCCTGCCGCGGTGGATGAGCAGAAAGTCACCCTCGCACCTAGCATCATCAACGCCACCTTCCGCAACTACATTGAGATCATCCTCGAGAACCACGAGAGGGGCATCCAGACATGGCACTTGAATGGTTACTCCTTTTTCGCCGTAGCTGTCGAAGCAGGCAAGTGGAGcccagagaagaggaagaactaCAACCTGCTTGATGCTGTCAGCCGCAACACCATCCAAGTCTATCCCTACTCCTGGGCCGCCATCATGCTCACCTTCGACAACGCAGGCCTCTGGAGCCTCAGGTCTACCATGGCGGAAAGGAACTACCTTGGACAACAGCTCTACATCAGTATCCTCTCCCCTGCCCGATCCCTCAGGGACGAATACAACCTCCCCGACAACTCCTTGCTCTGTGGCATTGTCAAGGACATGCCCAAGCCCCCTCCTTACAGCGCAtaa
- the LOC122650032 gene encoding L-ascorbate oxidase homolog isoform X1, translated as MAQVVTRSVGALLLLCCLWAVSLVQAEDPYFYFTWNVTYGTISPLGVPQQVIMINDQFPGPNINSTSNNNIVVNVFNNLDEPFLFHWNGIQQRKNSWQEGMPGTNCPILPGTNFTYHFQVKDQIGSYFYYPSLGMHRAAGAFGGLRVNSRLLIPVPYLDPEDDYTVLIGDWYTKSHTALRKVLDSGRSIGKPNGVLMNGKNKADNDSPLFTMKPDKTYKYRICNVGLKTSLNFRIQGHTLKLIELEGSHTVQNVYESLDVHVGQCYSVLVTANQEPKDYVMVASTRFTKYTLTATGLIRYTNSKGPASPELPKAPLGWAWSLNQFRTFRWNLTASAARPNPQGSYHYGKINITRTIKLVNTVSTVDGKLRYAINGISHVDPTTPPKLAEYYSVADKVFEYNLVKDEPAAVDEQKVTLAPSIINATFRNYIEIILENHERGIQTWHLNGYSFFAVAVEAGKWSPEKRKNYNLLDAVSRNTIQVYPYSWAAIMLTFDNAGLWSLRSTMAERNYLGQQLYISILSPARSLRDEYNLPDNSLLCGIVKDMPKPPPYSA; from the exons ATGGCGCAGGTGGTAACAAGGTCAGTGGGtgcgttgttgttgttgtgctgCCTCTGGGCAGTGAGCCTAGTTCAGGCCGAGGATCCCTACTTCTACTTCACATGGAACGTGACCTATGGCACCATCTCCCCTCTCGGCGTACCACAACAGGTCATTATGATCAACGATCAGTTCCCCGGTCCCAACATCAACTCCACGTCCAACAACAACATCGTCGTCAATGTCTTCAATAACCTCGATGAGCCATTCCTCTTCCATTG GAATGGTATCCAACAGAGGAAGAACTCTTGGCAAGAGGGAATGCCCGGCACCAACTGCCCCATCCTACCAGGGACCAACTTCACTTACCACTTCCAAGTGAAGGACCAGATCGGTAGCTACTTCTATTACCCATCACTCGGCATGCACAGGGCCGCTGGTGCCTTCGGAGGCCTTCGGGTCAACAGCCGTTTGCTCATCCCCGTCCCTTACCTTGATCCAGAAGATGACTACACCGTATTGATCGGCGATTGGTATACCAAGAGCCACACCGCCCTCAGGAAGGTGCTAGACAGCGGTCGTTCCATCGGCAAGCCCAATGGCGTCCTCATGAATGGCAAGAACAAGGCCGACAATGATTCCCCACTCTTCACCATGAAGCCCGACAAGACCTACAAGTACAGGATCTGTAACGTCGGTTTAAAGACCTCCCTCAACTTCAGGATCCAAGGCCACACCTTGAAGCTGATTGAGCTAGAGGGTTCCCACACTGTACAGAACGTTTACGAGTCCCTGGACGTGCACGTCGGTCAGTGCTATTCGGTGCTTGTGACTGCCAACCAGGAGCCTAAGGACTACGTGATGGTGGCTTCCACTCGCTTCACCAAGTACACCCTCACCGCCACAGGCCTCATCCGCTACACCAACAGCAAGGGCCCCGCCTCTCCCGAGCTCCCCAAGGCACCACTTGGCTGGGCCTGGTCCTTGAATCAGTTCCGCACCTTCCGTTGGAACCTCACCGCCAGTGCCGCCCGCCCCAACCCACAGGGCTCATATCACTACGGAAAAATCAACATCACCCGCACCATCAAGCTTGTCAACACTGTCTCCACAGTCGACGGCAAGCTCCGCTACGCCATCAATGGCATCTCCCACGTCGACCCAACCACCCCACCCAAGCTCGCTGAGTACTACAGCGTCGCCGACAAGGTGTTTGAGTACAATCTGGTCAAGGATGAGCCTGCCGCGGTGGATGAGCAGAAAGTCACCCTCGCACCTAGCATCATCAACGCCACCTTCCGCAACTACATTGAGATCATCCTCGAGAACCACGAGAGGGGCATCCAGACATGGCACTTGAATGGTTACTCCTTTTTCGCCGTAGCTGTCGAAGCAGGCAAGTGGAGcccagagaagaggaagaactaCAACCTGCTTGATGCTGTCAGCCGCAACACCATCCAAGTCTATCCCTACTCCTGGGCCGCCATCATGCTCACCTTCGACAACGCAGGCCTCTGGAGCCTCAGGTCTACCATGGCGGAAAGGAACTACCTTGGACAACAGCTCTACATCAGTATCCTCTCCCCTGCCCGATCCCTCAGGGACGAATACAACCTCCCCGACAACTCCTTGCTCTGTGGCATTGTCAAGGACATGCCCAAGCCCCCTCCTTACAGCGCAtaa